CCAACTAATTCACACGTTTCCTGAGTTCAGAACGGCCCCAAGATACGAAACCACTCGGAGAAAAAACAGGGCAGCTCCAGCCCGCCCATCGGCGATTGCAactcgacggcgaagcaaCGCTGTGGCTGAGAAAGCGCACGTTCGCTGGTACAGCAAGGATGTGCGCGTCTGTGTTCGAGACTTTTCCGTCGCCCCTTTGGCCGTGAACGCATAAAACAGGTTCTTGCTTACCTGCAGTTTCCTCCGTTCGAGCTGCGTCAGGGACTGGAAGATCTGTTGTCCGTACATTTCATGGAACATGAGCGCCCTGGGGAAGGCGAAACGCTCCACGAAGAAGTCCttttccgccgcctgcgcactcccgtcctctccctcactcgcgccggcggcattGGCGGCTCgtgcggcggctgtcgctcCACTGCGGCCTGTTGACGCTCCCCGCGTGCCACCTCCGTTTCCTGCGTCGTCTTTTCCAGGAAACGTGCGAATATCTTGAGGGTCTGGTGGAGGCGGCTCGTTCACGTACGGCGGCGCAAAGGTGACCGACTGAATCGCCTCCTCGTACAGATCCGCAGGAAGCGCTTCGATCGCCTGCCAcatcgacgccgcggcggcgctctcgtgCCGACGGTAAAA
This DNA window, taken from Besnoitia besnoiti strain Bb-Ger1 chromosome III, whole genome shotgun sequence, encodes the following:
- a CDS encoding hypothetical protein (encoded by transcript BESB_049110) — protein: MSLLRRAACAAFELPQRAQPLKAKKPAIKKSVKKDGGGLPKHLTRYLPFVPSTLVHETTSFLHDASKLRSLLSLIFSPCKPEATAADHHTDFYRRHESAAAASMWQAIEALPADLYEEAIQSVTFAPPYVNEPPPPDPQDIRTFPGKDDAGNGGGTRGASTGRSGATAAARAANAAGASEGEDGSAQAAEKDFFVERFAFPRALMFHEMYGQQIFQSLTQLERRKLQVFMNLMHVRYPHAELKRDKPALFWLPERQVLSRQREGAYKRKAAK